The window TAATGCTGCCAGCGCCGCGTCAAAAACATTTTCGTCATGTAGCGCAATGGTACCTAGGCGCCATCCTGTTGCGCCAAAGAACTTTGAGAATGAGTACACGCAAAGTGTATTTCGTGGGCACTTTGCGAACAGCGACACAAAATTATCCGCAAAGGTGCCGTATACATCATCGGTGACAATGAACAGATCCGAGCGTTGTTGCGCTACCAGCGCGGCCAGTTGATCGAGAACTTGATCTGATAACTTGGTCGAGGGTGGATTACTCGGATTGACGAGACAAAATAGCTTTACTGCCGGATCGCTCAGCTTGTCGATTTCGTTGTCCGGCAACTGCCAGTCGGCGTGCCCATCCATGCGAATATCAACCACCTCGAGGCCGTATTCGGCTAGTAGCGGGATTTCCAAATAAGGTGAAAAGATCGGCGTGCTGATGGCGATCTTGTCACCCGGCTTGATCAAGCCGTTGGCCCGCAATGTTTGGAAAATATACGTCATCGCGGCCGTGCCACCCTCGGTGGCAAACACCGAGAACGATCCCTGATGGGCGAGCGGGCCGAACATTTCCTGCGCCAGATACGCTTTGACGATTTCTTCGGTGTGCGCCAGCATACGCGGTGGGGTAGGGTAATTACATCCAAGAAATGCTGCCACCATCTCGAACAGAAACGTCTCTTGGTCAAGTCCGAGCTGATCCTTTACATAGGAAATGGCTGCGCGTAGAAAGCGCACACCATCCGTACTGCGATGAGCCGTGGCATAGATATCGAACCGGTGCACGATGCCGCTGCGTTCCGGCAGTCCACCAAAGCCGCTGTCGAGATATGAATACGACCGCTCGGCCTCGCGCATAGAAAAATCGCCCAGGCTCAGAAACGCCCAGCGCGGCAGTGTCGCCAGAAAATTCGGATTGCCGCGACCTGCATTGAGCATCATACGCTGTGCATCCGAGGAAGCAATGGCGATGAGCTGATCCTTGAGTTCAAACGGGCTGAGGTTGGCAAATTGCTGAAAATCTTGTTGCGGCATGATAGGACTCGATCGCAGTTTAGGGCGTGGCATTTGTGGTGATGATTCCAACGATGACTGGACCCCAAAGGGTTAGAAACACATTGGCAACGGCGTAAGTAACGGTAAAGGACACGACAGGGGTTGCATTGCCTGCTTTCTCGAGCAACGCTGCAAACGCTGGGTTGGCGCTGCGTCCTCCGGCGACACAGGCGAGCGCTTCGATCGGATTGCGAATGCGCAGGACGTACCACGAAAAAAAGAAAGTAACGACTTGGGGTATCAGCGTCACACCAGCGCCGAGCAACAGTAGTGTGAAGCCGTGCTGCCGGATTGCGACCAATGCCTGCGGTCCTGCCGAGATCCCGACGATGCCAACAAAGACTGCGAGACCAAAATCGCGCAAGAAGTTGGACGCGCCCACGGGCAGTGCCGACACACCTGGATGGACACTGCGAAGCCAGCCGAACATCAGGCCGGAGAGTAGACATCCACCGCCACTCCCGAT of the Undibacterium sp. 5I1 genome contains:
- a CDS encoding bifunctional aspartate transaminase/aspartate 4-decarboxylase, with translation MPQQDFQQFANLSPFELKDQLIAIASSDAQRMMLNAGRGNPNFLATLPRWAFLSLGDFSMREAERSYSYLDSGFGGLPERSGIVHRFDIYATAHRSTDGVRFLRAAISYVKDQLGLDQETFLFEMVAAFLGCNYPTPPRMLAHTEEIVKAYLAQEMFGPLAHQGSFSVFATEGGTAAMTYIFQTLRANGLIKPGDKIAISTPIFSPYLEIPLLAEYGLEVVDIRMDGHADWQLPDNEIDKLSDPAVKLFCLVNPSNPPSTKLSDQVLDQLAALVAQQRSDLFIVTDDVYGTFADNFVSLFAKCPRNTLCVYSFSKFFGATGWRLGTIALHDENVFDAALAALPEAEKVLLDARYASLTTTPRTIRFIDRLVADSRAVALNHTAGLSLPQQLQMALFALNGLMDREHRYKESAKQLLRKRYQTLYRNMGIEALRTPNDVNYYSLIDLQEIGGALYGPEFEAWFVRSDLGISFLFRLAQETGVVLLPGNGFDVIDTSARVSLANLTEIEYAAIGKFTRHVLDECYQDFRDSLPAPVTDPQPPRAVPLHPS